A stretch of the Clostridium fungisolvens genome encodes the following:
- the grpE gene encoding nucleotide exchange factor GrpE, giving the protein MKEVNNENINEKDDVNTAEVENENLEEKDTLEEVLEGEILEDIEFESGNDNVTSFKDEIIKLKNENSKLNNELDALKERLLRLNAEYDNFRKRTSKEKEGIYTDACEDVLKEMFPVLDNLERAVTVDGSVDDLKKGVDMTVRQFKNAFEKLGVEEIEANGEFDPNLHQAVMHIEDENLGANTIAEVFQKGYKKGSKVLRFTMVKVAN; this is encoded by the coding sequence ATGAAAGAAGTGAATAACGAAAATATCAATGAAAAAGATGATGTAAATACTGCAGAAGTGGAAAATGAAAATTTAGAAGAAAAAGATACTCTAGAAGAAGTTCTAGAAGGTGAAATTTTAGAAGATATTGAATTTGAAAGTGGTAATGATAATGTTACATCTTTTAAAGATGAAATAATTAAACTTAAGAATGAAAACTCGAAATTAAATAATGAATTAGATGCATTAAAAGAAAGACTTTTAAGATTAAATGCAGAGTATGACAACTTTAGAAAGAGAACTTCTAAAGAAAAAGAAGGTATTTATACTGATGCTTGTGAGGACGTACTTAAAGAAATGTTCCCAGTGTTAGACAATCTTGAAAGAGCTGTAACTGTTGATGGAAGTGTTGATGACCTTAAAAAAGGAGTAGACATGACTGTAAGACAGTTCAAAAATGCCTTTGAAAAATTAGGAGTAGAGGAAATAGAAGCTAACGGTGAATTTGACCCGAATTTACATCAAGCAGTAATGCATATAGAAGATGAAAATTTAGGTGCCAACACCATAGCAGAGGTCTTTCAAAAAGGCTATAAAAAAGGTAGCAAAGTTCTTAGGTTCACTATGGTTAAAGTAGCAAACTAG